The proteins below are encoded in one region of Rana temporaria chromosome 2, aRanTem1.1, whole genome shotgun sequence:
- the LOC120926675 gene encoding uncharacterized protein LOC120926675 isoform X2 → MEREVRSAMALAAEEATGGEECVAQGGASRSAKDTSRSKKCGYCSGKLPSDYSKPFCAKCIVKLAGKETSEILKGFLEVQSEMLSTLKEFKGSLKSKEPEPPIAGPSSQESSSSQVFRVRQESHGSLVSDSEDSEIPPQEDGSVGQAEEEGEDARTGRYVFAADDMEGLLEAVYASEEIPQPAEIISTQDRLYQGLLKPQAKAIPVHQSLKDIILREWAEPEKRLLRYKTWKRRCPFKEEEESRFFKVPRLDAPLAQVSKQSDLSFEDTGNLRDPMDRRAETSLRRAWEANAAALSPALASACVARNANSWISKLLEHVSQGSDSKEILESLQLIGSAVAYLADASVETVRSTAKTGALLNSARRAVWVKMWNRDLASKNRLCGLPFEGSLLFGSGLDQALTRSSEKGVRFPTKPKQNKKRFFRGPQGGFGGKNRPSEKKPPYNRRWGAGKEKQKGGILFSNPKPSDKDAK, encoded by the exons ATGGAGCGAGAGGTTCGGTCTGCTATGGCCCTGGCTGCGGAGGAGGCCACAGGGG GGGAGGAATGTGTTGCCCAGGGGGGTGCTAGTCGATCGGCTAAGGACACTAGTCGCTCCAAAAAATGTGGCTACTGTAGTGGCAAGCTACCCTCAGATTATTCAAAACCCTTTTGTGCCAAATGCATTGTTAAATTAGCAGGGAAGGAGACCTCTGAAATTCTTAAAGGGTTTCTAGAGGTCCAATCTGAGATGCTCTCTACACTCAAAGAATTCAAGGGGTCTTTAAAGAGCAAAGAACCTGAACCCCCTATCGCAGGGCCCTCCTCGCAAGAGAGTTCCTCTTCACAGGTTTTTAGAGTCCGTCAGGAATCCCACGGTTCCTTAGTGTCGGACTCTGAGGACTCAGAGATTCCTCCTCAGGAGGATGGCTCTGTTGGCCAGGCAGAAGAAGAAGGCGAGGATGCTAGGACAGGCAGATATGTCTTTGCTGCTGACGATATGGAAGGCCTCCTAGAGGCAGTGTACGCCTCTGAGGAGATTCCTCAGCCTGCGGAAATAATTTCTACACAGGATAGGTTATACCAGGGCCTGCTTAAACCTCAGGCCAAAGCAATTCCGGTACACCAGTCCCTGAAGGATATCATCCTTAGGGAATGGGCAGAGCCAGAGAAAAGGCTTTTAAGGTACAAGACCTGGAAACGACGTTGCCCCtttaaggaggaggaggaatcaagATTTTTCAAAGTTCCTAGATTAGACGCTCCACTCGCGCAAGTTTCCAAGCAGTCGGACCTCTCCTTCGAGGACACAGGCAATTTGAGGGATCCTATGGATCGGCGGGCAGAGACCTCCTTGCGTAGGGCCTGGGAAGCTAACGCGGCTGCCTTGAGCCCCGCCTTGGCTTCGGCCTGTGTTGCTAGGAATGCTAATTCCTGGATCTCAAAATTGCTGGAACATGTGTCCCAGGGGTCAGATTCTAAGGAAATTTTAGAATCCCTTCAGCTCATAGGGAGCGCAGTAGCCTATCTAGCGGACGCCTCTGTAGAAACAGTCCGTTCTACCGCAAAGACGGGAGCCCTCCTCAATTCTGCCAGAAGGGCAGTGTGGGTCAAAATGTGGAACAGGGACCTGGCGTCTAAAAACCGCCTTTGTGGTCTTCCCTTCGAGGGCTCCCTACTCTTCGGTTCAGGCCTGGACCAGGCCCTGACCAGATCCTCAGAAAAAGGGGTACGCTTTCCTACCAAGCctaaacaaaacaagaaaagattttttcgaggcccccagggtgGATTTGGAGGTAAGAACCGTCCCTCAGAAAAGAAGCCCCCTTACAACAGACGTTGGGGTGCTGGGAAGGAAAAGCAAAAAGGAGGTATCCTCTTTTCCAATCCCAAACCCAGCGACAAAGACGCTAAATGA